The following proteins come from a genomic window of Mariniflexile sp. TRM1-10:
- a CDS encoding efflux RND transporter periplasmic adaptor subunit has protein sequence MKKFNVNTNRMSKTVLTVIGLLIVIIVTAAFAANNKEDKAPASTVQAMPVEVAIPVFEKITEWDEYTGRFEASNKVEVRARVSGFLESVNFVDGQMVKKGDVLFTIDDRPFRIALDQANADFGQAKASLKTALDNFDRVETLRESGAISTEEYDRRKQALEFAKASIQLSQSRVDNAQLNLEFTRVTAPITGLVSRDMVNEGNLIDGGTSNSTLLTTIVTTSPIDFYFTASESDYLRYARLARAGERGSVRTSGIPVIIKLQDEEAFVHEAKMDFVDNVIDRSTGTIESRAVLENKDHLLEPGMFGKARIMGSAEHEAIMIPDNIIGTNQSIRFVYVLGEDNVVTTKNVILGPLHSNGLRIIRDGITQYDKLITNNIQKISPGIAVTPIETFWIKNKAGELAVAKVE, from the coding sequence ATGAAAAAATTTAATGTAAATACGAATAGGATGTCCAAAACTGTGCTAACAGTGATAGGGCTATTAATAGTCATAATTGTAACAGCAGCCTTTGCTGCAAACAACAAAGAGGACAAGGCTCCTGCATCAACTGTACAGGCTATGCCGGTAGAGGTTGCTATTCCAGTTTTTGAAAAAATTACGGAATGGGATGAATATACTGGCCGTTTTGAAGCAAGCAATAAAGTGGAAGTGCGGGCCCGAGTAAGTGGGTTTTTGGAAAGTGTCAACTTTGTTGATGGACAAATGGTCAAAAAAGGGGATGTTCTCTTTACCATTGACGATAGACCTTTTCGGATTGCTCTCGATCAAGCAAATGCAGATTTTGGTCAGGCAAAAGCTTCGTTAAAAACGGCACTAGATAATTTTGACAGAGTGGAAACACTTCGCGAATCTGGAGCAATTTCAACGGAGGAATATGATCGCAGAAAACAGGCATTGGAATTTGCAAAAGCAAGCATTCAATTATCGCAATCAAGAGTAGACAATGCACAGTTAAACTTGGAGTTTACGAGAGTGACAGCCCCAATAACTGGTTTGGTCAGCAGGGATATGGTCAATGAAGGTAACTTAATAGATGGAGGAACTTCCAATTCTACCTTGTTAACCACGATTGTGACCACAAGCCCGATAGACTTTTATTTTACGGCGAGTGAATCCGATTACTTAAGATACGCTCGTTTAGCAAGGGCAGGGGAACGTGGTTCCGTTCGTACTTCAGGGATTCCTGTGATTATAAAATTACAGGATGAAGAAGCGTTTGTCCACGAGGCCAAGATGGATTTTGTTGATAATGTAATTGACAGGAGCACGGGCACTATTGAAAGTCGGGCGGTGCTTGAAAATAAAGATCATTTGTTGGAGCCAGGAATGTTTGGCAAGGCCAGAATCATGGGCAGCGCAGAACATGAAGCTATCATGATTCCAGATAATATCATTGGCACCAACCAATCCATTCGATTTGTATATGTGCTGGGTGAAGATAATGTAGTAACAACTAAAAACGTAATATTAGGACCACTGCATTCCAACGGACTAAGGATAATCAGGGATGGGATTACCCAATATGATAAATTGATTACTAACAACATTCAAAAAATAAGTCCAGGGATTGCTGTCACTCCAATTGAAACGTTCTGGATAAAAAATAAGGCAGGAGAATTGGCAGTTGCCAAAGTAGAGTGA
- a CDS encoding efflux RND transporter permease subunit → MKFSHIFIKRPIFAAVLSVLILIVGGLAYVSLPVSQFPDVAPPTVEVVALYPGANAKTLSETVAAPLEKEINGVEGMLYMTSQSSADGRVVLQIAFELGTDLDRAQVQVQNRVAIAEPRLPESARRLGITTKKISPDILLVVNMYSPNKTYDQTYMGNYATLQLKDELARIKGIGDIQIFGAAEYAMRIWLDPDKIANLDMTAGEVVAALRSQNVQIASGTLNTLPSGSQSAFEINIQTQGKLVTTEQFENVIIKSDGDGRIVQLKDIGRVELGAQNYATKGYLGKEPAIAMPIFQQPGGNALETSAEIKSRMVELSKNFPEDLEYKIAYNPTEFIQKSVDEVYRTIFEAVILVVLVILLFLQSWRAAIIPILAIPVSLIGTFAVMQAIGFSLNNLTLFGLVLAIGIVVDDAIVVVENMERYLAKGLSPKEAARKTMDEVGGALIAIGLVLIAVFIPTTFLDGISGQFYKQFGMTIAVATTISVFVSLTLSPAMAALLMRHEEKNTTKKTPLLLKPFAYIGNGFNGFMDRVSRNYGNSVQKLVRMSLMVLLVYGGLVAITGFEFNRVPKGFIPAMDQQYFITLVQLPPGSSLSRTDDVMKEVLDIALEIDGVENAVSFTGFDAASFTNASNSAAIFLPLEDFEVRRKKGLKYEDLLATIQQKLAQIDDAIVIVIPPPSVRGVGNAGGFKMMVQDRANLGTDELIKATYALAAAANQDPIVSNVFTFFNNQTPQLFLDIDRVKAEKLGVNAGDVFQSLEIYMGSAFVNEFNYLGRTFQVTAQADAPNRLTPDDISRIKVRNDKGEMVPLGTIASQQDISGPSRIPRFNLYPAASLNGNVSPGYSSGEALERMEQLADEILPQGISYEWTELAYQEKQTGNTAGIAFFLAVVFVFLLLAAQFESLVLPLAVIFIVPMVLLSAMIGIDLAGLDNNIMVQIGLIVLVGLASKNAILIVEFAKQLEDQGVDLKTAVIEASKLRLRPILMTAMAFILGVVPLAIATGAGAELRVSLGIAVFSGMLGVTVFGIFLTPVFYYLGRKWTTQSSKTDPIKPIPPTVENVEII, encoded by the coding sequence ATGAAATTTAGTCACATATTTATAAAAAGACCCATTTTTGCGGCGGTATTGAGTGTACTCATACTTATTGTGGGTGGTCTGGCATATGTTTCACTGCCAGTATCCCAATTTCCAGATGTAGCACCTCCAACTGTTGAGGTGGTGGCATTATACCCGGGAGCGAATGCCAAAACACTGTCAGAAACGGTGGCGGCACCTTTGGAAAAGGAAATTAATGGTGTAGAGGGCATGTTATATATGACCTCACAATCATCTGCGGATGGTAGAGTGGTACTTCAAATTGCCTTCGAACTGGGGACAGATTTGGACAGGGCACAAGTACAGGTTCAAAATCGGGTTGCAATTGCAGAACCAAGGTTGCCAGAATCTGCTCGTAGATTAGGGATTACAACAAAAAAAATATCACCGGATATCTTGTTGGTGGTAAACATGTATTCACCCAATAAAACCTATGACCAAACATACATGGGCAACTATGCCACACTTCAGTTGAAGGATGAGTTGGCACGTATTAAAGGAATTGGGGATATTCAGATTTTTGGAGCTGCTGAATATGCGATGCGTATTTGGTTGGATCCCGATAAAATAGCAAATTTAGACATGACCGCAGGTGAAGTCGTTGCGGCATTACGTTCCCAAAACGTTCAAATCGCCAGTGGTACATTAAATACACTCCCTTCCGGAAGTCAATCCGCTTTCGAAATAAACATCCAGACACAGGGAAAATTGGTGACAACCGAACAGTTTGAAAATGTCATCATCAAATCGGATGGTGATGGAAGGATTGTCCAGTTAAAAGATATTGGTCGGGTCGAATTAGGGGCTCAAAATTATGCGACCAAAGGATATTTGGGTAAAGAACCCGCCATAGCGATGCCCATATTTCAACAGCCAGGTGGAAATGCCTTGGAAACATCAGCAGAAATAAAGTCGAGGATGGTGGAGCTTTCCAAAAATTTTCCCGAAGATTTAGAATATAAAATTGCTTATAATCCAACGGAATTCATTCAAAAATCAGTAGATGAAGTGTACCGTACCATTTTTGAAGCGGTCATTTTGGTGGTTCTGGTAATCTTATTGTTCCTCCAGTCGTGGAGGGCAGCAATCATTCCAATTTTGGCCATTCCAGTATCCCTTATTGGAACTTTTGCGGTCATGCAAGCGATTGGCTTTTCATTGAATAACCTGACGCTATTTGGTTTGGTCTTGGCAATTGGAATTGTGGTGGACGATGCCATTGTGGTGGTAGAAAATATGGAACGCTATTTAGCTAAAGGATTATCACCAAAGGAAGCGGCTCGAAAAACAATGGATGAGGTTGGTGGGGCATTGATAGCCATAGGTTTGGTCTTGATTGCCGTTTTTATACCAACAACGTTCTTGGACGGTATTTCAGGCCAATTTTATAAGCAATTTGGGATGACCATAGCAGTTGCCACAACCATTTCTGTTTTTGTGTCCTTGACCTTGAGTCCTGCAATGGCAGCATTACTCATGAGACACGAAGAAAAAAATACAACTAAAAAGACACCATTGTTGTTGAAACCCTTCGCCTATATAGGGAATGGATTTAATGGCTTCATGGACAGGGTCTCTAGAAATTATGGAAACAGTGTCCAAAAACTCGTGAGAATGTCATTGATGGTACTGTTGGTATATGGAGGTTTGGTGGCCATAACCGGTTTTGAATTCAATAGGGTCCCAAAAGGATTTATCCCGGCCATGGACCAACAGTATTTCATTACACTGGTGCAATTGCCCCCAGGATCTTCATTATCTAGAACGGATGATGTGATGAAAGAGGTTTTGGATATTGCATTGGAAATTGATGGTGTGGAAAATGCTGTGTCTTTTACAGGTTTTGATGCAGCATCATTTACAAATGCCTCAAATTCAGCGGCGATATTTTTACCGTTGGAGGATTTTGAAGTGAGAAGAAAGAAAGGATTGAAATATGAAGACCTGTTGGCGACCATCCAACAAAAATTAGCTCAAATTGACGATGCCATTGTCATTGTAATTCCTCCACCATCAGTCCGTGGTGTTGGAAATGCCGGTGGGTTTAAGATGATGGTACAGGATAGGGCAAATTTAGGGACGGACGAACTTATTAAAGCAACTTATGCCTTGGCTGCTGCGGCAAATCAAGACCCAATTGTGAGCAATGTCTTTACGTTTTTTAATAACCAAACACCTCAATTATTTTTGGATATTGACCGTGTAAAGGCTGAAAAATTGGGCGTCAATGCAGGGGACGTATTCCAGTCACTGGAGATTTATATGGGTTCTGCCTTTGTAAATGAGTTCAATTATTTAGGCAGGACATTTCAGGTCACGGCCCAGGCAGATGCACCCAACCGACTCACTCCAGATGATATCTCACGCATCAAGGTACGTAATGATAAAGGTGAAATGGTCCCATTGGGCACAATTGCAAGTCAGCAAGACATTTCCGGACCTTCAAGGATACCAAGGTTTAACTTATATCCTGCAGCGTCATTAAATGGAAATGTGTCCCCTGGCTATAGTTCCGGTGAAGCATTGGAAAGAATGGAACAGTTGGCGGATGAAATCCTTCCTCAAGGTATTTCTTATGAATGGACGGAATTGGCCTATCAGGAAAAACAAACGGGCAATACAGCTGGGATCGCGTTTTTCTTGGCAGTAGTCTTTGTATTCCTATTACTAGCGGCTCAATTTGAGAGTCTTGTATTGCCTCTAGCTGTAATCTTCATTGTCCCAATGGTGCTATTGTCCGCAATGATAGGGATAGATTTGGCAGGATTGGATAATAATATAATGGTGCAGATAGGGTTGATTGTATTGGTTGGATTGGCAAGTAAAAATGCCATTCTTATAGTGGAGTTTGCCAAGCAATTGGAAGATCAAGGTGTGGACTTAAAAACAGCGGTGATTGAAGCCTCAAAACTTCGATTACGACCTATATTAATGACCGCTATGGCTTTCATTTTAGGGGTGGTGCCACTCGCAATCGCCACTGGTGCAGGAGCAGAGCTTCGGGTATCATTAGGAATAGCGGTATTTAGTGGGATGTTGGGAGTAACTGTATTTGGAATTTTCTTGACACCCGTATTTTATTATTTGGGAAGAAAATGGACAACACAGTCCTCAAAGACAGATCCAATAAAACCTATACCACCAACGGTGGAAAATGTGGAGATAATTTAA
- a CDS encoding efflux transporter outer membrane subunit, whose product MKNLIFIIILSLFLMACGINKREFDAHPRVEVQESFLKDGVFDSLMSATETLENWWSEFNDPILDTLIEKARKHNLDINVAIANVYASRALLKETKFDRLPTVTANGNYTRTRLGENVFVQGSNPTFSNYNGSFDAFWEVDLFGRVSNRVKGAYANNQVSVADLQAVYVSIFAEVANTYLELRGTQYLMDIATRNLKGQQDTYDLTVKLSDAGTSNNLDVSRALAQLENTRASVPPLKARLEALKNSLSVLIGEVPGQLDPTVVENQPLPSLESSVALGDVNELVRRRPDIRRAEAALQIQIAKYNLSVAELYPKIQFGGSIGFSAVDFSNFGSKESFTWSIMPNISWAAFNLGRVKQQIKREDALTLAALNQYEKTVLQALEEIKTALTNYSNELQRRDILRKSSEASAEAAKFAKQRFNAGLDSFIDYLRADNTLLQSENLLAISEISSATSLIAIYKALGGGWEIISEKELNDKFENMKLTETVSE is encoded by the coding sequence ATGAAAAATCTAATTTTTATTATAATACTATCTTTGTTTTTGATGGCCTGTGGCATTAACAAACGGGAGTTTGATGCCCATCCAAGAGTAGAAGTACAAGAAAGTTTTCTTAAGGATGGGGTGTTCGATTCATTAATGTCGGCAACCGAAACACTTGAAAATTGGTGGTCGGAATTTAATGACCCAATTTTGGATACCCTGATTGAAAAGGCGAGAAAACACAATTTAGATATCAATGTTGCTATAGCAAACGTATATGCGTCGCGAGCCTTGTTGAAAGAAACAAAATTCGATAGGTTGCCAACGGTAACGGCAAACGGTAATTATACCAGGACACGATTGGGGGAAAATGTGTTCGTACAAGGAAGCAATCCAACATTTAGTAACTATAACGGCAGTTTTGACGCTTTTTGGGAGGTAGATCTCTTTGGAAGGGTTTCCAATCGAGTTAAAGGAGCCTATGCCAATAATCAAGTATCAGTAGCCGATTTGCAAGCGGTCTATGTGAGCATCTTTGCAGAAGTGGCAAACACCTATTTGGAACTGCGAGGGACACAGTATCTAATGGATATTGCAACCCGAAATTTGAAAGGTCAACAGGACACCTATGATTTAACGGTAAAATTATCAGATGCAGGAACAAGTAACAATCTGGATGTTTCCAGAGCTTTGGCACAATTGGAAAATACACGCGCTTCGGTACCTCCGCTAAAGGCAAGGCTTGAAGCACTAAAAAACAGTTTAAGTGTTCTCATAGGAGAAGTACCAGGTCAACTGGATCCAACCGTTGTAGAAAACCAACCATTACCAAGTTTAGAGTCATCGGTGGCGTTGGGTGATGTCAACGAATTAGTACGTCGTCGACCGGATATCCGAAGAGCGGAGGCTGCATTGCAGATTCAAATCGCTAAATACAACCTGTCGGTGGCAGAACTATATCCCAAAATCCAATTTGGCGGGTCTATAGGTTTTTCTGCAGTTGATTTTTCAAACTTTGGTAGCAAGGAGTCATTTACTTGGAGTATAATGCCCAACATAAGCTGGGCAGCATTTAACTTGGGAAGGGTGAAACAACAAATTAAAAGAGAGGATGCATTGACCTTGGCAGCACTCAATCAGTATGAAAAAACAGTATTACAAGCTTTGGAAGAAATAAAAACAGCGTTGACAAATTATTCCAATGAACTGCAAAGAAGGGACATATTAAGAAAATCTTCTGAAGCAAGTGCAGAGGCGGCCAAATTTGCCAAACAACGGTTTAATGCAGGCTTGGATAGTTTTATAGATTATTTAAGAGCAGATAACACACTGTTGCAATCCGAAAATTTATTGGCCATTAGCGAAATTTCTTCAGCGACATCCCTTATTGCAATTTATAAAGCATTGGGGGGCGGATGGGAAATTATTTCTGAAAAGGAATTAAATGACAAATTTGAAAACATGAAACTTACAGAGACGGTTTCAGAATAA
- a CDS encoding helix-turn-helix domain-containing protein — MMTKTEIPVFENSNDLHEAIGFPHRSHIPNFDVYALDRLEPSARRCMPPYRQGFYQIGLMTYVGDSKLNLNTDWLTLEEYPLLFVVPGQVFSWVRDSKMAGFHIMFKKEFLTNVLSNVVEEFPFLKMSENNVLMLTKEEQESLHFDAQRIHSVFKNPHPYQEKMLEGMLVSFLYFCKAVYERYKSTENHLTRAQMITQKFEILVDKMYVDTKNVGDYAEQLNITPNYLTTTVKKLTGKSAKDIIRERLLLESKSLLKYSGLDIAEIAYRLNFQEPTHFTRFFKQLSGTTPNKFRQMD; from the coding sequence ATGATGACCAAAACTGAGATCCCTGTTTTTGAAAACAGTAATGATTTACATGAGGCTATAGGCTTTCCTCACCGAAGCCATATTCCCAATTTTGACGTATATGCATTAGATCGTTTAGAGCCTTCGGCCAGAAGATGTATGCCCCCATACAGGCAGGGATTTTATCAAATTGGATTAATGACCTATGTAGGAGATAGTAAATTAAACCTCAATACAGATTGGTTGACACTAGAGGAATACCCTCTATTGTTTGTAGTGCCAGGTCAAGTGTTCTCTTGGGTTCGCGATTCAAAAATGGCGGGATTCCATATCATGTTCAAAAAAGAGTTTTTAACGAATGTGTTGTCAAATGTAGTTGAAGAGTTTCCGTTTTTGAAAATGTCTGAAAACAATGTGTTGATGCTAACAAAGGAAGAGCAAGAATCCCTTCATTTCGATGCGCAAAGAATCCATTCCGTATTTAAAAATCCCCATCCGTACCAAGAAAAAATGCTCGAAGGGATGTTGGTATCCTTTTTGTATTTCTGTAAAGCCGTATATGAACGCTACAAATCCACTGAAAATCATCTGACAAGAGCACAAATGATTACCCAGAAATTTGAAATATTGGTGGATAAGATGTACGTTGACACAAAGAATGTAGGTGATTATGCAGAACAACTCAACATTACACCAAATTACCTTACAACCACGGTTAAAAAGTTAACAGGGAAAAGTGCAAAAGATATCATTCGGGAAAGGTTGCTGTTGGAAAGTAAAAGCTTATTGAAATATTCCGGCTTGGACATAGCGGAAATTGCATACCGATTGAATTTTCAGGAACCGACACATTTTACGAGGTTTTTTAAACAATTAAGCGGAACCACTCCTAACAAATTCCGTCAAATGGATTGA
- a CDS encoding SDR family NAD(P)-dependent oxidoreductase — MKKNRIAVVTESGNGLGKTFANILLNNDYDVILAASKKSYELLSQEAGSLQEYMLVKTDFTSEESVLELKNRIVSTFGRLDLLINNAEIANGFGQKIDQINIDDVRQVYETNLFAVIRMIKLLKPLLEKSDDPSIINITSAMGDINKMKDEDFCYSNYCMTAYATSKAALNMFTHLQCKEFKPSKITINSFDPITSKNCTHNSVTICDGIKDEFLSLIKKQPLNLRIQ; from the coding sequence ATGAAAAAGAATAGGATAGCCGTTGTTACGGAATCAGGAAATGGTTTGGGAAAGACCTTTGCCAATATTTTATTGAACAATGATTATGATGTAATTCTTGCAGCTAGTAAGAAGAGCTATGAGCTGCTTTCGCAGGAAGCTGGATCGCTCCAGGAATATATGTTGGTTAAAACAGATTTCACATCCGAAGAAAGCGTTCTGGAATTAAAAAATAGGATTGTTTCCACATTTGGCAGGTTGGACTTATTGATTAACAATGCAGAAATTGCCAATGGTTTTGGTCAAAAAATAGACCAAATCAATATTGATGACGTAAGGCAGGTGTATGAAACAAATTTGTTTGCAGTCATTAGAATGATAAAGTTGCTAAAGCCACTGCTTGAAAAAAGTGATGACCCTAGCATTATTAATATAACAAGTGCAATGGGTGATATAAACAAAATGAAGGATGAAGACTTTTGTTATTCCAATTATTGCATGACCGCCTATGCTACCTCCAAAGCAGCACTGAACATGTTTACCCATTTGCAATGTAAAGAGTTCAAGCCGTCAAAAATAACCATCAACAGTTTTGATCCTATTACATCAAAAAACTGTACCCATAATTCTGTAACCATTTGTGATGGTATCAAGGACGAATTTTTATCACTCATTAAAAAGCAGCCATTAAACCTGCGAATACAATAA
- a CDS encoding SDR family oxidoreductase, translating into MQKTIFITGASSGLGKAVAKLFQSKGWNVIATMRNPERESELNQLENVTLLSLDVTDLNQIKAAVSKILATQSVDVVLNNAGYGLVGPLEAFSDEQINTQIQTNLFGVINLTRAFVTNFREKRNGTFINVTSSFGLLSFPTCSVYSATKFGVDGFSEGLLYEVAQFGIKVKIVAPGGMQTDFAGRSLQGGMHEAYNQLATKVSEGYSAEQIANYTRPEEVAQVIFDAATDNKNQLRYIAGKDAAALYSERLELGPEKQVQKIKSQFLF; encoded by the coding sequence ATGCAAAAGACAATTTTTATTACGGGAGCTTCAAGCGGGCTGGGAAAGGCTGTGGCCAAGTTATTTCAAAGCAAAGGATGGAATGTTATCGCGACAATGCGAAATCCAGAAAGAGAATCAGAATTAAATCAGCTGGAAAATGTTACGTTACTGTCTCTTGATGTAACGGATTTAAATCAAATCAAGGCTGCTGTTTCGAAAATATTGGCCACACAATCTGTGGATGTCGTACTTAATAATGCTGGTTATGGATTAGTTGGGCCATTAGAAGCTTTTAGCGACGAGCAGATCAATACCCAAATTCAAACTAATTTATTTGGTGTTATCAACTTGACTAGGGCTTTTGTAACTAATTTTAGAGAAAAGAGAAACGGCACGTTTATAAATGTAACATCTTCTTTTGGCCTGCTGAGCTTTCCAACTTGTTCGGTGTATAGTGCAACAAAATTCGGAGTCGATGGATTTTCGGAAGGGCTTTTATATGAAGTAGCGCAGTTTGGAATAAAAGTGAAGATAGTTGCTCCAGGCGGTATGCAGACCGATTTCGCGGGACGCTCCCTACAAGGCGGTATGCATGAAGCATATAATCAACTTGCAACCAAAGTAAGTGAAGGGTACAGTGCTGAACAGATTGCCAATTATACACGTCCTGAAGAAGTTGCTCAGGTTATTTTTGATGCAGCTACGGATAACAAAAATCAGCTAAGATATATAGCAGGAAAAGATGCTGCAGCATTATATTCCGAACGTTTAGAACTGGGACCTGAGAAGCAAGTTCAAAAAATCAAGTCTCAATTTTTATTTTAG
- a CDS encoding helix-turn-helix domain-containing protein has translation MKNNPVIFNSLSQLHKAMGQNAPNHPLISILNYGEAAFDPKDFEQGIILNFYKISFKTNFTGQLKYGQGFYDFEEGGMSFIAPGQLLRMQTEEADYSGMSLHIHPDFLRSYSLNANIKQYGFFNYSAAEALYLSGKEKATILSIYKFIEEELSERIDKFSQDVIISQIELLLNYANRFYDRQFITRKLLNNEILSQLETYLDNYFNNEESLTNGLPSVSAAAEELKLTPRYLSDLLRHLIGQNTQQYIHEKVIEKAKELLAKDELNIAEIAYHLGFEHPQSLTKLFKNKTNLTPLKFKELIFKN, from the coding sequence ATGAAAAACAATCCAGTAATATTCAATTCCCTTTCCCAACTTCACAAAGCAATGGGACAAAACGCTCCCAATCATCCCCTGATCAGTATTTTGAATTATGGAGAAGCAGCGTTTGATCCTAAGGATTTTGAACAGGGAATAATATTAAATTTTTACAAAATATCATTTAAGACCAATTTTACAGGCCAGCTGAAGTATGGTCAGGGATTTTATGATTTTGAAGAAGGTGGGATGTCTTTCATTGCGCCAGGGCAATTGTTAAGAATGCAGACTGAAGAGGCAGACTACAGCGGCATGTCATTGCACATACATCCTGATTTTCTTAGATCCTATTCATTAAATGCAAACATTAAACAATATGGATTTTTCAATTATTCAGCGGCTGAGGCACTTTATCTTTCTGGAAAAGAAAAAGCAACAATTTTAAGCATCTATAAATTTATTGAGGAAGAATTGAGTGAACGTATTGATAAATTCAGCCAGGATGTGATTATCTCACAGATTGAACTATTGCTTAATTACGCAAATCGCTTTTATGACCGGCAGTTTATTACCAGAAAATTGCTCAATAATGAAATATTAAGCCAATTGGAAACATATCTGGATAACTACTTTAATAATGAAGAGTCATTAACAAATGGGCTGCCTTCAGTTAGTGCAGCTGCTGAAGAATTAAAACTGACACCTCGATATTTAAGTGATTTATTACGTCATTTGATTGGACAGAATACCCAGCAGTATATTCATGAAAAAGTAATAGAAAAAGCTAAGGAACTATTGGCTAAGGATGAACTAAATATTGCTGAGATAGCTTATCATCTAGGCTTTGAGCATCCGCAGTCGCTTACGAAGTTATTTAAGAATAAAACCAATCTTACGCCACTTAAATTTAAAGAGTTAATTTTTAAAAATTAA
- a CDS encoding TetR/AcrR family transcriptional regulator: protein MKRLFQINTIFVPDMPKNVKFDEVLAISKAMDVFWKKGYSGASMRDLTDAMGINSSSLYNTIGDKHQLFVKCIKNYTESRRDAAEKQFQNVASPINAIEQFINGAVHSITNEPNSCLAIKTTFEMAIDDLEVQKILRSDSTFTYNLILGFVEKAIGNNEIKITNDAKMLTDYIINNFTGWHESFIINQDKKRIKKMAQFLIEVLKQ, encoded by the coding sequence TTGAAACGATTGTTTCAAATAAATACTATATTTGTCCCAGATATGCCAAAAAATGTAAAATTTGACGAAGTACTAGCAATTTCTAAAGCGATGGATGTCTTTTGGAAGAAAGGCTATAGCGGTGCGTCTATGCGTGATCTTACCGACGCGATGGGAATCAATAGCAGCAGTCTTTATAATACAATTGGTGATAAACACCAATTATTTGTAAAGTGTATTAAGAATTACACGGAGTCACGAAGGGACGCTGCTGAAAAACAATTTCAAAATGTTGCAAGTCCAATAAATGCTATTGAGCAGTTTATCAATGGTGCTGTGCATAGTATCACGAATGAACCAAACAGCTGTCTGGCTATAAAAACCACCTTTGAGATGGCTATTGATGATTTAGAAGTTCAAAAAATACTCAGAAGTGATAGTACTTTTACTTATAATTTGATATTAGGTTTCGTTGAAAAAGCTATTGGTAATAATGAGATTAAAATCACTAATGATGCAAAAATGCTGACAGATTATATTATCAATAACTTTACCGGATGGCACGAGTCATTTATTATTAATCAAGATAAAAAAAGAATAAAAAAAATGGCGCAATTCCTAATAGAAGTTCTTAAACAATAA
- a CDS encoding saccharopine dehydrogenase family protein: MNTTKNKLLIYGATGYTGKIIAARAKELNLDFEIAAREDDKIKILAKELNVPFHIFNVEDEKGWEQSLTDKFVLINAAGPFQFTAKQAMNACLRAGVHYLDISAELETYQLAESLDKEAKSVGIQLISGAGLFVSYDALAVHLSKLVEDPQELKVGFRHYGGFSKGSILSSKNIADLGILVRKNGEIKENPNPELKVFSFGDEAVECLPTPLGGIVLTYKSTGIPNIEEYFSLKLPALGMPDLKAENLPDGPSEEERASGRNGLSAEITGKDGKVVKAYIDAPSGYTLTPISVVAVANRILNNDFKIGYQSPGSAYGEEILNDIPNLYLYDL, encoded by the coding sequence ATGAATACTACAAAAAACAAACTGCTCATTTATGGAGCTACAGGTTATACAGGAAAAATAATAGCCGCTCGAGCCAAAGAGCTAAACCTTGATTTTGAAATAGCAGCCCGCGAAGATGATAAAATCAAAATTTTGGCAAAAGAATTAAATGTACCTTTTCATATTTTCAATGTAGAGGACGAAAAAGGGTGGGAGCAATCCCTGACTGATAAATTCGTTTTGATTAATGCGGCTGGTCCCTTTCAGTTTACTGCAAAACAAGCAATGAATGCCTGTTTGAGAGCAGGGGTACATTATCTAGATATCAGTGCTGAATTAGAAACGTATCAATTAGCTGAATCATTAGATAAAGAAGCAAAATCCGTAGGCATACAACTGATTTCCGGAGCTGGACTTTTTGTGAGTTATGATGCGCTTGCTGTTCACTTATCAAAATTGGTTGAAGATCCACAGGAATTAAAGGTTGGTTTCAGACATTATGGGGGCTTTTCTAAAGGTTCGATACTAAGCAGTAAAAACATTGCAGATTTGGGTATTTTGGTAAGAAAGAATGGAGAAATAAAAGAAAACCCAAACCCGGAACTCAAGGTTTTTTCTTTTGGTGACGAAGCTGTTGAATGTCTTCCCACTCCTTTAGGAGGAATTGTTTTGACCTATAAATCAACAGGAATACCCAATATAGAAGAATACTTCTCATTAAAATTACCGGCCTTAGGTATGCCTGATTTGAAAGCAGAAAATCTTCCGGATGGTCCATCAGAAGAAGAGCGTGCTTCAGGAAGAAACGGACTTTCAGCAGAAATAACTGGGAAAGATGGAAAAGTTGTAAAAGCCTATATAGATGCGCCATCAGGGTATACATTAACGCCCATTTCTGTTGTGGCAGTTGCTAACCGTATCTTGAATAATGATTTTAAAATTGGTTATCAGTCACCAGGTTCTGCATATGGTGAAGAGATTTTGAATGATATTCCTAACCTATATCTTTATGATTTATAA